A part of Anabas testudineus chromosome 7, fAnaTes1.2, whole genome shotgun sequence genomic DNA contains:
- the ndufa4l2a gene encoding NADH dehydrogenase [ubiquinone] 1 alpha subcomplex subunit 4-like 2 → MMFRTAVEHAKKHPGLVPQFFFICLGMGGAFMYLIRLARGPHVTWNKTSNPEPWNKLDPTYQYKFVAITTDYKNLKKEGPKF, encoded by the exons ATGATGTTTCGAACAGCTGTAGAGCATGCTAAAAAGCACCCTGGT CTCGTCCCCCAgttcttcttcatctgtttgGGAATGGGTGGTGCGTTTATGTATTTGATCCGGTTGGCCAGAGGACCCCATGTGAC CTGGAACAAGACCAGTAACCCTGAACCTTGGAATAAACTTGACCCCACCTACCAGTACAAG TTTGTGGCGATCACCACAGACTACAAAAACCTGAAGAAGGAGGGACCTAAGTTTTAA